The DNA segment GTTCAAGCGGTAGCCTTCCCGCTCCAGTTGGCGCAGGCGTCGTCGCGCCCGCTCCTCGACCGAAGCGGTCAGGAAGACCTTGCAGTCGGCGTCGGGCACCACGTGGGTTCCCGTGTCGCGGCCGTCCAGGACCACGCCTCCCCGGGCGGCCAGCTTCCGCTGGAGCGCCACCAGCCGCTCGCGCACGGCGGGATGGGCGGCCACGGTGGAGACGATCACCTCCACCTCCGGCGTCCGCAGCCGGTCGGTCACGTCGCGGCCGGCCAGAAGAAGGCGGGGTCGCCCGCCGCCCCGGAGGCGGACGTCGATCTGACGGGCCAGCCCGGAGACGGCGGCCGCGTCATCGGCCGAGACCCCGTTCTCCAGGGCGGCGACGGCCACGGCGCGGTACATGGCACCGGTGTCAATGTACGTGTAGCCCAGCGCCGCGGCGACGGCTCGGGCGACGGTGCTCTTCCCCGCGCCGGCCGGACCGTCGATGGCGATCACCCGGCGCGGGCGGCGAGGAGCCGCGGACGAGGCCCCGGGCCGTCGGCCGCCGCTCCGCTCGAGACCCGCGGGCGCCGCAGGGGCAGGAAATGAAAAAGACCCCTCACGGCTCGAGGGGTGCTTCGCCTCATCCTCCGCTTTTCCTCTCTCCCAGGTCGACACGCGCCAGCTCCACCTGCCATCACTGCGCCGCTCCGCCCCGCGGGCCGGTGGAGGCGCACCCCCGGCCGCGGTCCTCACGCAGTCTATCACCGGGCCGGGTCCTCGACAACCGCCTTCAGAAGCCTCCGCTCGCCGGGCTCCAGGCGGATCACGGTCCCCGCCGCCGGACGCAGAAGGTCCGGCGACGTCCGCACCACCACCAGCCGGAGCGCCCTCGCGGCGCGCGGCGAGAGCCGGAGCTCGATGGACTCGCCGGCGCGAACCTCCGCCAGCAGGGTGGGTCGCTCGAAGGTGCCCAGGGACCGCCCTCCCACCCGCACGGAGAGCTCCTGCGCCTTCGGCGCATCCAGCAGGAGGAGCTCGGCCCAGGCGATCCGCCCCGCCCTTCCCCGTTCCGGAGGAAGCGGGGCCAGCGCCGGCTGGGCGGGTCCCGTCACCGCGGGCCAGACGCCCGCGTCCAGACCCTGGTTGAAGAGCGCCCAGAGGTTCCCCTCGGCGTCGTAGCGGATGCTCTGGATCGCCGCCGCCAGCGCCAGCGCCACCAGGACCACGCGGAGGACGGCGCCCCGGCCGGGGCTGCCACGCGTCTGCCGCATCGCATCGCCCCTAGCACGGTATGCGCCGCCCCCCCGCCCGTAGCCCCCCGGCCGCGGTTCCGGCCGAGCCGGTGGCGCCGC comes from the Bacillota bacterium genome and includes:
- the cmk gene encoding (d)CMP kinase, which translates into the protein MIAIDGPAGAGKSTVARAVAAALGYTYIDTGAMYRAVAVAALENGVSADDAAAVSGLARQIDVRLRGGGRPRLLLAGRDVTDRLRTPEVEVIVSTVAAHPAVRERLVALQRKLAARGGVVLDGRDTGTHVVPDADCKVFLTASVEERARRRLRQLEREGYRLNVEEVEEEIRRRDAMDSGREVAPLRPAPDALVVDTTGMTVSGVVQLILDRCRQLGARRRVRSAAARSNPDDAAPGDLDDQG